A single window of Streptomyces sp. NBC_00464 DNA harbors:
- the thiS gene encoding sulfur carrier protein ThiS, with amino-acid sequence MTEPVPLSVPAVSVSVNGEVLAVAPGTTLDVLVASLTSAASGVAAALNETVVPRGQWPAAALTDGDRVEVLTAVQGG; translated from the coding sequence ATGACCGAGCCCGTCCCCCTTTCCGTCCCTGCCGTCTCCGTCTCCGTGAACGGTGAGGTCCTCGCCGTCGCGCCGGGCACCACCCTGGACGTCCTGGTCGCCTCGCTGACCAGTGCAGCCTCGGGCGTCGCGGCCGCCCTGAACGAGACCGTCGTACCGCGCGGCCAGTGGCCCGCCGCCGCACTCACGGACGGCGACCGGGTCGAGGTCCTCACCGCGGTCCAGGGAGGCTGA
- a CDS encoding thiazole synthase, whose protein sequence is MSDDPFSLGGTVLGSRLIMGTGGAPSLDVLERSLTASGTELTTVAMRRLDPTVQGSVLSVLERLSIRVLPNTAGCFTAGEAVLTARLAREALGTDWVKLEVVADERTLLPDPIELLDAAETLVDDGFTVLPYTNDDPVLARKLEDVGCAAIMPLGSPIGSGLGIRNPHNFQLIVEQARVPVILDAGAGTASDAALAMELGCAAVMLASAVTRAQEPELMAGAMRHAVAGGRLAYRAGRIPRRHFAEASSPTAGRAVLDPERPAF, encoded by the coding sequence ATGTCCGACGATCCCTTCTCGCTCGGCGGCACCGTCCTCGGCTCCCGGTTGATCATGGGGACGGGCGGGGCGCCCAGCCTGGACGTACTGGAACGCTCCCTGACCGCCTCCGGCACCGAGCTGACGACCGTGGCGATGCGCCGCCTCGACCCGACCGTGCAGGGCTCCGTGCTCTCCGTGCTGGAGCGGCTCTCCATCCGCGTGCTGCCGAACACGGCCGGCTGCTTCACTGCGGGCGAGGCCGTGCTCACCGCCCGGCTCGCCCGCGAGGCCCTCGGCACCGACTGGGTCAAGCTGGAGGTGGTGGCGGACGAGCGCACCCTGCTGCCGGACCCCATCGAACTGCTGGACGCCGCGGAGACGCTGGTGGACGACGGTTTCACGGTGTTGCCGTACACGAACGACGACCCGGTGCTGGCCCGCAAGCTGGAGGACGTGGGGTGTGCGGCGATCATGCCGCTCGGCTCCCCCATCGGTTCGGGTCTGGGCATCCGCAATCCGCACAACTTCCAGCTGATCGTCGAGCAGGCGCGGGTACCCGTGATCCTGGACGCGGGCGCGGGCACGGCATCGGACGCGGCGCTCGCCATGGAGCTGGGATGTGCGGCCGTGATGCTGGCGTCGGCCGTGACCCGGGCCCAGGAACCCGAGCTGATGGCCGGCGCGATGCGCCATGCGGTGGCGGGCGGGCGGCTGGCGTACCGCGCGGGGCGGATCCCTCGCCGTCACTTCGCCGAGGCGTCGTCACCGACGGCGGGGCGGGCGGTGCTGGATCCGGAGCGCCCGGCGTTCTGA